A window of the Cucurbita pepo subsp. pepo cultivar mu-cu-16 chromosome LG01, ASM280686v2, whole genome shotgun sequence genome harbors these coding sequences:
- the LOC111808305 gene encoding phospholipase SGR2-like isoform X5, whose product MDVNSSKDMVGGDMLSLAAIGSSEVSEATPDSLKNTPSNIAKLEDVIEHCEGRQKYLAQTRSPSDGGDVRWYFCKVPLLGNELAASVPKTEIVGKGDYFRFGMRDSLAIEASFLQREEELLSIWWKEIAECSEGPKERAGTGLRLDKQRYESASEVAKLIKLYDIEEERVGVPVKGGLYEVDLVKRHCFPVYWNAENRRVMRGHWFARKGGLDWLPLREDVAEQLEIAYRSRVWCRRTFQPSGLFASRVDLQGSTLGLHALFTGEDDTWEAWLNVDASGFSSVISLGGNGIKLRRGYSLSNAPKPTQDDLRQQREEEMDDYCSQVPVRHLVFMVHGIGQRLEKSNLVDDVGNFRHITSSLGERHLTFHQRSTQRVLFIPCQWRKGLKLSGEAAVEKITLDGVKGLRVMLGATAHDVLYYMSPIYCQDIINSVSNQLNRLYMKFLRRNPGYDGKVSIYGHSLGSVLSYDILCHQDNLSSPFPMDWMYGEHTRSEGFSGVDNESFTQNSSCSTGDKYSTAVYGCADIAHFAEEEDERNVNQMHLHMEEPSIVVDPTTSHSSDFISKQENTYGEADYESCKRIPLTSDGFQRLNKNGNCDLEDPSVNKIAELQLENSEDKDAVIKSLEEEVDCLKKKLAELELMSANRDTDGGLNQGNKKSIVGMPKEPMLEEETPEQDDGSKSFTPYIKYKKLAFKVDTFFAVGSPLGVFLALRNIRIGIGKGKAYWDEENISEEMPACRQMFNIFHPFDPVAYSIPYGERIMEALLDLYRIEPLVCKEYMLKRPVIIPFHRGGRRLHIGFREFTDNLALRSQAIKDDLHTLGVKVLTVCQSKQADSLEG is encoded by the exons ATGGATGTAAATAGTTCGAAAGATATGGTTGGCGGTGACATGTTGTCTTTGGCAGCTATAGGTTCTTCTGAAGTTTCAGAGGCGACCCCTGATTCGCTAAAAAACACGCCCTCTAACATTGCAAAATTGGAGGATGTCATCGAGCACTGCGAAGGTAGGCAGAAGTATCTTGCACAGACAAGGAGTCCTTCCGACGGCGGCGATGTTCGCTGGTATTTCTGTAAAGTACCTTTGCTTGGGAATG AGCTAGCAGCATCAGTTCCTAAGACTGAAATAGTTGGGAAGGGTGACTATTTTCGATTTGGCATGAGGGATTCTCTTGCAATAGAGGCATCTTTCTTGCAG agagaggaagaactACTTTCTATTTGGTGGAAAGAAATTGCTGAATGTAGTGAAGGGCCAAAAGAAAGAGCTGGTACTGGTCTGAGGCTCGATAAACAAAGATATGAATCTGCTTCGGAGGTTgctaaattaatcaaattgtATGACATTGAAGAAGAGCGAGTTGGTGTTCCTGTCAAAGGAGGACTCTATGAG GTAGATTTAGTGAAGAGACATTGTTTTCCTGTTTATTGGAATGCAGAAAATCGTCGAGTAATGAGAGGCCATTGGTTTGCTCGTAAAGGAGGACTTGATTGGCTTCCACTTCGGGAGGATGTTGCCGAACAGTTAGAAATTGCTTATCGTAGTCGG GTGTGGTGCCGGAGAACATTTCAGCCATCTGGACTTTTTGCATCCCGAGTTGATTTACAAGGATCTACCCTA GGACTTCATGCTCTTTTCACTGGGGAGGATGATACTTGGGAGGCTTGGCTGAATGTTGATGCTTCTGGTTTTTCTAGCGTGATTAGTTTGGGTGGCAATGGAATTAAGTTAAGGCGTGGCTATTCCCTGTCTAACGCTCCTAAACCTACTCAA GATGATTTGCGCCAGCagagggaagaagaaatggacGATTACTGTTCACAG GTTCCTGTTCGACACCTTGTGTTTATGGTTCATGGCATTGGTCAAAGACTGGAGAAATCTAATCTAGTTGATGATGTTGGGAATTTTCGGCATATTACATCCAGTCTTGGAGAGCGGCACCTCACTTTCCACCAACGTAGCACTCAAAGAGTTCTTTTTATCCCATGCCAA tGGAGGAAGGGTCTGAAGCTTAGTGGTGAAGCTGCTGTTGAAAAAATCACTTTAGATGGAGTGAAGGGTTTGCGTGTCATGTTGGGTGCGACTGCTCATGATGTTTTGTATTACATGAGCCCTATATATTGTCAAGACATCATCAACTCG GTATCTAACCAATTAAACCGACTTTATATGAAGTTTCTTAGAAGGAATCCAGGATATGATGGAAAG GTTTCCATATATGGGCACTCTTTGGGGAGCGTCCTTTCGTATGATATCCTTTGCCACCAGGACAATCTGTCGTCTCCTTTTCCAATGGATTGGATGTATGGGGAACATACTAGAAGTGAAGGGTTCTCGGGGGTGGACAATGAATCCTTTACACAGAATTCTTCTTGCAGTACGGGCGATAAATATTCTACTGCAGTTTATGGATGTGCAGACATTGCGCACTTTGCTGAAGAGGAAGATGAGAGAAATGTGAATCAAATGCATCTGCATATGGAAGAGCCTTCCATTGTTGTTGATCCTACTACATCACATTCATCTGATTTCATTTCTAAGCAAGAGAATACTTATGGGGAAGCTGATTATGAGTCCTGCAAAAGGATTCCTCTAACAAGTGATGGGTTTCAaaggttaaataaaaatggtaactGCGACTTAGAGGATCCCAGTGTAAATAAAATTGCTGAGCTACAACTTGAGAATTCAGAAGATAAAGATGCAGTAATCAAATCCCTGGAAGAAGAG GTTGATTgtcttaaaaagaaattagcgGAGCTTGAATTGATGTCTGCTAATAGGGATACAGATGGGGGATTGAATCAAG GAAATAAGAAAAGTATAGTTGGTATGCCCAAGGAGCCTATGTTAGAAGAGGAAACTCCTGAACAAGATGATGGATCGAAGAGTTTTACTCCTTATATAAAGTACAAAAAGCTTGCATTTAAG GTTGATACATTTTTTGCTGTTGGATCTCCTCTTGGGGTCTTTCTTGCACTTCGTAATATCCGTATTGGAATTG GAAAAGGGAAAGCATATTgggatgaagaaaatataagtGAAGAAATGCCAGCTTGTCGACAAAtgtttaacatttttcatCCATTTGATCCTGTAGCATACAG TATACCTTATGGAGAACGTATAATGGAAGCTTTATTGGATTTATACAGAATAGAGCCACTTGTATGCAAAGAGTACATGCTCAAACGACCTGTTATTATACCATTCCATAGAGGTGGAAGGAGGTTGCATATTGGATTTCGT GAATTTACTGATAACCTGGCTCTTCGTTCTCAGGCAATAAAGGACGATCTACACACTCTGGGG GTGAAGGTACTCACAGTTTGCCAATCAAAACAAGCAGATAGTCTAGAAG
- the LOC111808305 gene encoding phospholipase SGR2-like isoform X1, producing the protein MDVNSSKDMVGGDMLSLAAIGSSEVSEATPDSLKNTPSNIAKLEDVIEHCEGRQKYLAQTRSPSDGGDVRWYFCKVPLLGNELAASVPKTEIVGKGDYFRFGMRDSLAIEASFLQREEELLSIWWKEIAECSEGPKERAGTGLRLDKQRYESASEVAKLIKLYDIEEERVGVPVKGGLYEVDLVKRHCFPVYWNAENRRVMRGHWFARKGGLDWLPLREDVAEQLEIAYRSRVWCRRTFQPSGLFASRVDLQGSTLGLHALFTGEDDTWEAWLNVDASGFSSVISLGGNGIKLRRGYSLSNAPKPTQDDLRQQREEEMDDYCSQVPVRHLVFMVHGIGQRLEKSNLVDDVGNFRHITSSLGERHLTFHQRSTQRVLFIPCQWRKGLKLSGEAAVEKITLDGVKGLRVMLGATAHDVLYYMSPIYCQDIINSVSNQLNRLYMKFLRRNPGYDGKVSIYGHSLGSVLSYDILCHQDNLSSPFPMDWMYGEHTRSEGFSGVDNESFTQNSSCSTGDKYSTAVYGCADIAHFAEEEDERNVNQMHLHMEEPSIVVDPTTSHSSDFISKQENTYGEADYESCKRIPLTSDGFQRLNKNGNCDLEDPSVNKIAELQLENSEDKDAVIKSLEEEVDCLKKKLAELELMSANRDTDGGLNQGNKKSIVGMPKEPMLEEETPEQDDGSKSFTPYIKYKKLAFKVDTFFAVGSPLGVFLALRNIRIGIGKGKAYWDEENISEEMPACRQMFNIFHPFDPVAYSIPYGERIMEALLDLYRIEPLVCKEYMLKRPVIIPFHRGGRRLHIGFREFTDNLALRSQAIKDDLHTLGVKVLTVCQSKQADSLEEGDENFQEGELKCYGVAMMERLTGSEGGRIDHMLQDKTFEHPYMQAIKSHTNYWRDHDTALFILKHLYRDIPEDPDTPPEYTESDSNDCWYNQRETIEEELSLTFSDENVVRNFSRKAKKMMKNHR; encoded by the exons ATGGATGTAAATAGTTCGAAAGATATGGTTGGCGGTGACATGTTGTCTTTGGCAGCTATAGGTTCTTCTGAAGTTTCAGAGGCGACCCCTGATTCGCTAAAAAACACGCCCTCTAACATTGCAAAATTGGAGGATGTCATCGAGCACTGCGAAGGTAGGCAGAAGTATCTTGCACAGACAAGGAGTCCTTCCGACGGCGGCGATGTTCGCTGGTATTTCTGTAAAGTACCTTTGCTTGGGAATG AGCTAGCAGCATCAGTTCCTAAGACTGAAATAGTTGGGAAGGGTGACTATTTTCGATTTGGCATGAGGGATTCTCTTGCAATAGAGGCATCTTTCTTGCAG agagaggaagaactACTTTCTATTTGGTGGAAAGAAATTGCTGAATGTAGTGAAGGGCCAAAAGAAAGAGCTGGTACTGGTCTGAGGCTCGATAAACAAAGATATGAATCTGCTTCGGAGGTTgctaaattaatcaaattgtATGACATTGAAGAAGAGCGAGTTGGTGTTCCTGTCAAAGGAGGACTCTATGAG GTAGATTTAGTGAAGAGACATTGTTTTCCTGTTTATTGGAATGCAGAAAATCGTCGAGTAATGAGAGGCCATTGGTTTGCTCGTAAAGGAGGACTTGATTGGCTTCCACTTCGGGAGGATGTTGCCGAACAGTTAGAAATTGCTTATCGTAGTCGG GTGTGGTGCCGGAGAACATTTCAGCCATCTGGACTTTTTGCATCCCGAGTTGATTTACAAGGATCTACCCTA GGACTTCATGCTCTTTTCACTGGGGAGGATGATACTTGGGAGGCTTGGCTGAATGTTGATGCTTCTGGTTTTTCTAGCGTGATTAGTTTGGGTGGCAATGGAATTAAGTTAAGGCGTGGCTATTCCCTGTCTAACGCTCCTAAACCTACTCAA GATGATTTGCGCCAGCagagggaagaagaaatggacGATTACTGTTCACAG GTTCCTGTTCGACACCTTGTGTTTATGGTTCATGGCATTGGTCAAAGACTGGAGAAATCTAATCTAGTTGATGATGTTGGGAATTTTCGGCATATTACATCCAGTCTTGGAGAGCGGCACCTCACTTTCCACCAACGTAGCACTCAAAGAGTTCTTTTTATCCCATGCCAA tGGAGGAAGGGTCTGAAGCTTAGTGGTGAAGCTGCTGTTGAAAAAATCACTTTAGATGGAGTGAAGGGTTTGCGTGTCATGTTGGGTGCGACTGCTCATGATGTTTTGTATTACATGAGCCCTATATATTGTCAAGACATCATCAACTCG GTATCTAACCAATTAAACCGACTTTATATGAAGTTTCTTAGAAGGAATCCAGGATATGATGGAAAG GTTTCCATATATGGGCACTCTTTGGGGAGCGTCCTTTCGTATGATATCCTTTGCCACCAGGACAATCTGTCGTCTCCTTTTCCAATGGATTGGATGTATGGGGAACATACTAGAAGTGAAGGGTTCTCGGGGGTGGACAATGAATCCTTTACACAGAATTCTTCTTGCAGTACGGGCGATAAATATTCTACTGCAGTTTATGGATGTGCAGACATTGCGCACTTTGCTGAAGAGGAAGATGAGAGAAATGTGAATCAAATGCATCTGCATATGGAAGAGCCTTCCATTGTTGTTGATCCTACTACATCACATTCATCTGATTTCATTTCTAAGCAAGAGAATACTTATGGGGAAGCTGATTATGAGTCCTGCAAAAGGATTCCTCTAACAAGTGATGGGTTTCAaaggttaaataaaaatggtaactGCGACTTAGAGGATCCCAGTGTAAATAAAATTGCTGAGCTACAACTTGAGAATTCAGAAGATAAAGATGCAGTAATCAAATCCCTGGAAGAAGAG GTTGATTgtcttaaaaagaaattagcgGAGCTTGAATTGATGTCTGCTAATAGGGATACAGATGGGGGATTGAATCAAG GAAATAAGAAAAGTATAGTTGGTATGCCCAAGGAGCCTATGTTAGAAGAGGAAACTCCTGAACAAGATGATGGATCGAAGAGTTTTACTCCTTATATAAAGTACAAAAAGCTTGCATTTAAG GTTGATACATTTTTTGCTGTTGGATCTCCTCTTGGGGTCTTTCTTGCACTTCGTAATATCCGTATTGGAATTG GAAAAGGGAAAGCATATTgggatgaagaaaatataagtGAAGAAATGCCAGCTTGTCGACAAAtgtttaacatttttcatCCATTTGATCCTGTAGCATACAG TATACCTTATGGAGAACGTATAATGGAAGCTTTATTGGATTTATACAGAATAGAGCCACTTGTATGCAAAGAGTACATGCTCAAACGACCTGTTATTATACCATTCCATAGAGGTGGAAGGAGGTTGCATATTGGATTTCGT GAATTTACTGATAACCTGGCTCTTCGTTCTCAGGCAATAAAGGACGATCTACACACTCTGGGG GTGAAGGTACTCACAGTTTGCCAATCAAAACAAGCAGATAGTCTAGAAG AAGGAGATGAGAATTTTCAAGAAGGAGAACTGAAGTGTTATGGTGTTGCAATGATGGAGAGATTGACAGGAAGTGAAGGAGGACGGATTGATCACATGCTTCAA
- the LOC111808305 gene encoding phospholipase SGR2-like isoform X2, translating into MDVNSSKDMVGGDMLSLAAIGSSEVSEATPDSLKNTPSNIAKLEDVIEHCEGRQKYLAQTRSPSDGGDVRWYFCKVPLLGNELAASVPKTEIVGKGDYFRFGMRDSLAIEASFLQREEELLSIWWKEIAECSEGPKERAGTGLRLDKQRYESASEVAKLIKLYDIEEERVGVPVKGGLYEVDLVKRHCFPVYWNAENRRVMRGHWFARKGGLDWLPLREDVAEQLEIAYRSRVWCRRTFQPSGLFASRVDLQGSTLGLHALFTGEDDTWEAWLNVDASGFSSVISLGGNGIKLRRGYSLSNAPKPTQDDLRQQREEEMDDYCSQVPVRHLVFMVHGIGQRLEKSNLVDDVGNFRHITSSLGERHLTFHQRSTQRVLFIPCQWRKGLKLSGEAAVEKITLDGVKGLRVMLGATAHDVLYYMSPIYCQDIINSVSNQLNRLYMKFLRRNPGYDGKVSIYGHSLGSVLSYDILCHQDNLSSPFPMDWMYGEHTRSEGFSGVDNESFTQNSSCSTGDKYSTAVYGCADIAHFAEEEDERNVNQMHLHMEEPSIVVDPTTSHSSDFISKQENTYGEADYESCKRIPLTSDGFQRLNKNGNCDLEDPSVNKIAELQLENSEDKDAVIKSLEEEVDCLKKKLAELELMSANRDTDGGLNQGNKKSIVGMPKEPMLEEETPEQDDGSKSFTPYIKYKKLAFKVDTFFAVGSPLGVFLALRNIRIGIGKGKAYWDEENISEEMPACRQMFNIFHPFDPVAYRIEPLVCKEYMLKRPVIIPFHRGGRRLHIGFREFTDNLALRSQAIKDDLHTLGVKVLTVCQSKQADSLEEGDENFQEGELKCYGVAMMERLTGSEGGRIDHMLQDKTFEHPYMQAIKSHTNYWRDHDTALFILKHLYRDIPEDPDTPPEYTESDSNDCWYNQRETIEEELSLTFSDENVVRNFSRKAKKMMKNHR; encoded by the exons ATGGATGTAAATAGTTCGAAAGATATGGTTGGCGGTGACATGTTGTCTTTGGCAGCTATAGGTTCTTCTGAAGTTTCAGAGGCGACCCCTGATTCGCTAAAAAACACGCCCTCTAACATTGCAAAATTGGAGGATGTCATCGAGCACTGCGAAGGTAGGCAGAAGTATCTTGCACAGACAAGGAGTCCTTCCGACGGCGGCGATGTTCGCTGGTATTTCTGTAAAGTACCTTTGCTTGGGAATG AGCTAGCAGCATCAGTTCCTAAGACTGAAATAGTTGGGAAGGGTGACTATTTTCGATTTGGCATGAGGGATTCTCTTGCAATAGAGGCATCTTTCTTGCAG agagaggaagaactACTTTCTATTTGGTGGAAAGAAATTGCTGAATGTAGTGAAGGGCCAAAAGAAAGAGCTGGTACTGGTCTGAGGCTCGATAAACAAAGATATGAATCTGCTTCGGAGGTTgctaaattaatcaaattgtATGACATTGAAGAAGAGCGAGTTGGTGTTCCTGTCAAAGGAGGACTCTATGAG GTAGATTTAGTGAAGAGACATTGTTTTCCTGTTTATTGGAATGCAGAAAATCGTCGAGTAATGAGAGGCCATTGGTTTGCTCGTAAAGGAGGACTTGATTGGCTTCCACTTCGGGAGGATGTTGCCGAACAGTTAGAAATTGCTTATCGTAGTCGG GTGTGGTGCCGGAGAACATTTCAGCCATCTGGACTTTTTGCATCCCGAGTTGATTTACAAGGATCTACCCTA GGACTTCATGCTCTTTTCACTGGGGAGGATGATACTTGGGAGGCTTGGCTGAATGTTGATGCTTCTGGTTTTTCTAGCGTGATTAGTTTGGGTGGCAATGGAATTAAGTTAAGGCGTGGCTATTCCCTGTCTAACGCTCCTAAACCTACTCAA GATGATTTGCGCCAGCagagggaagaagaaatggacGATTACTGTTCACAG GTTCCTGTTCGACACCTTGTGTTTATGGTTCATGGCATTGGTCAAAGACTGGAGAAATCTAATCTAGTTGATGATGTTGGGAATTTTCGGCATATTACATCCAGTCTTGGAGAGCGGCACCTCACTTTCCACCAACGTAGCACTCAAAGAGTTCTTTTTATCCCATGCCAA tGGAGGAAGGGTCTGAAGCTTAGTGGTGAAGCTGCTGTTGAAAAAATCACTTTAGATGGAGTGAAGGGTTTGCGTGTCATGTTGGGTGCGACTGCTCATGATGTTTTGTATTACATGAGCCCTATATATTGTCAAGACATCATCAACTCG GTATCTAACCAATTAAACCGACTTTATATGAAGTTTCTTAGAAGGAATCCAGGATATGATGGAAAG GTTTCCATATATGGGCACTCTTTGGGGAGCGTCCTTTCGTATGATATCCTTTGCCACCAGGACAATCTGTCGTCTCCTTTTCCAATGGATTGGATGTATGGGGAACATACTAGAAGTGAAGGGTTCTCGGGGGTGGACAATGAATCCTTTACACAGAATTCTTCTTGCAGTACGGGCGATAAATATTCTACTGCAGTTTATGGATGTGCAGACATTGCGCACTTTGCTGAAGAGGAAGATGAGAGAAATGTGAATCAAATGCATCTGCATATGGAAGAGCCTTCCATTGTTGTTGATCCTACTACATCACATTCATCTGATTTCATTTCTAAGCAAGAGAATACTTATGGGGAAGCTGATTATGAGTCCTGCAAAAGGATTCCTCTAACAAGTGATGGGTTTCAaaggttaaataaaaatggtaactGCGACTTAGAGGATCCCAGTGTAAATAAAATTGCTGAGCTACAACTTGAGAATTCAGAAGATAAAGATGCAGTAATCAAATCCCTGGAAGAAGAG GTTGATTgtcttaaaaagaaattagcgGAGCTTGAATTGATGTCTGCTAATAGGGATACAGATGGGGGATTGAATCAAG GAAATAAGAAAAGTATAGTTGGTATGCCCAAGGAGCCTATGTTAGAAGAGGAAACTCCTGAACAAGATGATGGATCGAAGAGTTTTACTCCTTATATAAAGTACAAAAAGCTTGCATTTAAG GTTGATACATTTTTTGCTGTTGGATCTCCTCTTGGGGTCTTTCTTGCACTTCGTAATATCCGTATTGGAATTG GAAAAGGGAAAGCATATTgggatgaagaaaatataagtGAAGAAATGCCAGCTTGTCGACAAAtgtttaacatttttcatCCATTTGATCCTGTAGCATACAG AATAGAGCCACTTGTATGCAAAGAGTACATGCTCAAACGACCTGTTATTATACCATTCCATAGAGGTGGAAGGAGGTTGCATATTGGATTTCGT GAATTTACTGATAACCTGGCTCTTCGTTCTCAGGCAATAAAGGACGATCTACACACTCTGGGG GTGAAGGTACTCACAGTTTGCCAATCAAAACAAGCAGATAGTCTAGAAG AAGGAGATGAGAATTTTCAAGAAGGAGAACTGAAGTGTTATGGTGTTGCAATGATGGAGAGATTGACAGGAAGTGAAGGAGGACGGATTGATCACATGCTTCAA
- the LOC111808305 gene encoding phospholipase SGR2-like isoform X6 has product MDVNSSKDMVGGDMLSLAAIGSSEVSEATPDSLKNTPSNIAKLEDVIEHCEGRQKYLAQTRSPSDGGDVRWYFCKVPLLGNELAASVPKTEIVGKGDYFRFGMRDSLAIEASFLQREEELLSIWWKEIAECSEGPKERAGTGLRLDKQRYESASEVAKLIKLYDIEEERVGVPVKGGLYEVDLVKRHCFPVYWNAENRRVMRGHWFARKGGLDWLPLREDVAEQLEIAYRSRVWCRRTFQPSGLFASRVDLQGSTLGLHALFTGEDDTWEAWLNVDASGFSSVISLGGNGIKLRRGYSLSNAPKPTQDDLRQQREEEMDDYCSQVPVRHLVFMVHGIGQRLEKSNLVDDVGNFRHITSSLGERHLTFHQRSTQRVLFIPCQWRKGLKLSGEAAVEKITLDGVKGLRVMLGATAHDVLYYMSPIYCQDIINSVSNQLNRLYMKFLRRNPGYDGKVSIYGHSLGSVLSYDILCHQDNLSSPFPMDWMYGEHTRSEGFSGVDNESFTQNSSCSTGDKYSTAVYGCADIAHFAEEEDERNVNQMHLHMEEPSIVVDPTTSHSSDFISKQENTYGEADYESCKRIPLTSDGFQRLNKNGNCDLEDPSVNKIAELQLENSEDKDAVIKSLEEEVDCLKKKLAELELMSANRDTDGGLNQGNKKSIVGMPKEPMLEEETPEQDDGSKSFTPYIKYKKLAFKVDTFFAVGSPLGVFLALRNIRIGIGKGKAYWDEENISEEMPACRQMFNIFHPFDPVAYRHFWSHLLYANHLFNEHNHITRALGSVNAS; this is encoded by the exons ATGGATGTAAATAGTTCGAAAGATATGGTTGGCGGTGACATGTTGTCTTTGGCAGCTATAGGTTCTTCTGAAGTTTCAGAGGCGACCCCTGATTCGCTAAAAAACACGCCCTCTAACATTGCAAAATTGGAGGATGTCATCGAGCACTGCGAAGGTAGGCAGAAGTATCTTGCACAGACAAGGAGTCCTTCCGACGGCGGCGATGTTCGCTGGTATTTCTGTAAAGTACCTTTGCTTGGGAATG AGCTAGCAGCATCAGTTCCTAAGACTGAAATAGTTGGGAAGGGTGACTATTTTCGATTTGGCATGAGGGATTCTCTTGCAATAGAGGCATCTTTCTTGCAG agagaggaagaactACTTTCTATTTGGTGGAAAGAAATTGCTGAATGTAGTGAAGGGCCAAAAGAAAGAGCTGGTACTGGTCTGAGGCTCGATAAACAAAGATATGAATCTGCTTCGGAGGTTgctaaattaatcaaattgtATGACATTGAAGAAGAGCGAGTTGGTGTTCCTGTCAAAGGAGGACTCTATGAG GTAGATTTAGTGAAGAGACATTGTTTTCCTGTTTATTGGAATGCAGAAAATCGTCGAGTAATGAGAGGCCATTGGTTTGCTCGTAAAGGAGGACTTGATTGGCTTCCACTTCGGGAGGATGTTGCCGAACAGTTAGAAATTGCTTATCGTAGTCGG GTGTGGTGCCGGAGAACATTTCAGCCATCTGGACTTTTTGCATCCCGAGTTGATTTACAAGGATCTACCCTA GGACTTCATGCTCTTTTCACTGGGGAGGATGATACTTGGGAGGCTTGGCTGAATGTTGATGCTTCTGGTTTTTCTAGCGTGATTAGTTTGGGTGGCAATGGAATTAAGTTAAGGCGTGGCTATTCCCTGTCTAACGCTCCTAAACCTACTCAA GATGATTTGCGCCAGCagagggaagaagaaatggacGATTACTGTTCACAG GTTCCTGTTCGACACCTTGTGTTTATGGTTCATGGCATTGGTCAAAGACTGGAGAAATCTAATCTAGTTGATGATGTTGGGAATTTTCGGCATATTACATCCAGTCTTGGAGAGCGGCACCTCACTTTCCACCAACGTAGCACTCAAAGAGTTCTTTTTATCCCATGCCAA tGGAGGAAGGGTCTGAAGCTTAGTGGTGAAGCTGCTGTTGAAAAAATCACTTTAGATGGAGTGAAGGGTTTGCGTGTCATGTTGGGTGCGACTGCTCATGATGTTTTGTATTACATGAGCCCTATATATTGTCAAGACATCATCAACTCG GTATCTAACCAATTAAACCGACTTTATATGAAGTTTCTTAGAAGGAATCCAGGATATGATGGAAAG GTTTCCATATATGGGCACTCTTTGGGGAGCGTCCTTTCGTATGATATCCTTTGCCACCAGGACAATCTGTCGTCTCCTTTTCCAATGGATTGGATGTATGGGGAACATACTAGAAGTGAAGGGTTCTCGGGGGTGGACAATGAATCCTTTACACAGAATTCTTCTTGCAGTACGGGCGATAAATATTCTACTGCAGTTTATGGATGTGCAGACATTGCGCACTTTGCTGAAGAGGAAGATGAGAGAAATGTGAATCAAATGCATCTGCATATGGAAGAGCCTTCCATTGTTGTTGATCCTACTACATCACATTCATCTGATTTCATTTCTAAGCAAGAGAATACTTATGGGGAAGCTGATTATGAGTCCTGCAAAAGGATTCCTCTAACAAGTGATGGGTTTCAaaggttaaataaaaatggtaactGCGACTTAGAGGATCCCAGTGTAAATAAAATTGCTGAGCTACAACTTGAGAATTCAGAAGATAAAGATGCAGTAATCAAATCCCTGGAAGAAGAG GTTGATTgtcttaaaaagaaattagcgGAGCTTGAATTGATGTCTGCTAATAGGGATACAGATGGGGGATTGAATCAAG GAAATAAGAAAAGTATAGTTGGTATGCCCAAGGAGCCTATGTTAGAAGAGGAAACTCCTGAACAAGATGATGGATCGAAGAGTTTTACTCCTTATATAAAGTACAAAAAGCTTGCATTTAAG GTTGATACATTTTTTGCTGTTGGATCTCCTCTTGGGGTCTTTCTTGCACTTCGTAATATCCGTATTGGAATTG GAAAAGGGAAAGCATATTgggatgaagaaaatataagtGAAGAAATGCCAGCTTGTCGACAAAtgtttaacatttttcatCCATTTGATCCTGTAGCATACAG GCATTTTTGGAGCCATTTGTTATATGCTAACCACTTGTTCAATGAGCACAACCACATTACGCGGGCGTTGGGCTCTGTTAATGCATCCTAG